In Actinomycetota bacterium, a genomic segment contains:
- a CDS encoding glycosyltransferase family 2 protein — translation MTSLRTLVAIPAWNESGSIVGVITKVREHRPDADILVVSDGSTDDTAALAKAAGATVVTLPFNVGVGGAMRTAFLYAKREGYGAMVQVDADGQHDPADLDRVIDGLSEADVVVGTRFHPNSMYFVGGPRRWAMVLLSRSLSRMNRGTISDPTSGFRSAGPRAIDLFAVEYPADYLGDTVGSLSIAIRNGLVIHETPVTMYFRQAGRPSKNAIWSALYLGRATLAIIATTTRARRTPKADAA, via the coding sequence GTGACATCCCTGCGTACTTTGGTTGCGATCCCGGCTTGGAATGAGTCTGGGTCGATCGTGGGGGTCATTACCAAGGTTCGCGAGCACCGTCCGGACGCTGACATTCTGGTGGTCAGTGATGGCTCCACGGATGACACTGCTGCACTGGCCAAGGCTGCCGGGGCCACCGTTGTCACCCTGCCATTCAATGTTGGCGTGGGCGGTGCGATGCGCACGGCCTTTCTGTATGCCAAGCGCGAGGGCTATGGCGCGATGGTGCAGGTGGATGCCGATGGCCAGCACGATCCAGCCGATCTGGATCGCGTCATCGATGGGCTATCCGAGGCTGATGTTGTTGTGGGCACCCGCTTCCATCCGAATTCGATGTACTTCGTCGGTGGTCCGCGCCGCTGGGCGATGGTGCTGCTGTCACGCTCCCTGAGTCGGATGAATCGCGGCACGATCTCTGATCCCACCTCTGGCTTTCGCAGTGCGGGTCCAAGAGCGATTGACCTGTTTGCCGTGGAGTACCCGGCTGACTATCTCGGCGACACCGTGGGCTCCTTGTCCATCGCGATTCGCAATGGTCTTGTGATCCATGAGACTCCAGTGACCATGTACTTCCGCCAAGCGGGCCGTCCCAGCAAGAACGCGATCTGGTCGGCGCTGTACCTGGGCCGGGCCACCCTTGCCATCATCGCCACCACTACCCGAGCCCGACGCACTCCGAAGGCAGATGCTGCGTGA
- a CDS encoding DUF2304 domain-containing protein codes for MTANVLAGITAIVTFIFVFSLLRRGALREKYAVLWLFFSGASLFFAVVPGALDWFADLVGVATPVNLLFFVTVVLLVLVSVQLSYELSRHEMRIRRLAEEVALLQEEIEQLREQRDN; via the coding sequence GTGACCGCCAATGTGCTGGCCGGCATCACGGCAATCGTCACCTTCATCTTCGTCTTCAGCCTGCTGCGTCGTGGAGCGCTGCGCGAGAAGTACGCCGTGCTCTGGCTCTTCTTCTCTGGTGCTTCGCTCTTCTTTGCAGTGGTGCCTGGTGCACTTGATTGGTTCGCAGATCTGGTAGGCGTCGCAACACCGGTGAACTTGCTCTTCTTCGTCACCGTCGTCCTGCTCGTGCTCGTCAGCGTTCAGTTGAGCTACGAGTTGAGTCGCCATGAGATGCGTATTCGCCGGCTGGCTGAAGAGGTGGCTTTGCTGCAGGAAGAAATCGAGCAACTCCGGGAGCAGCGTGACAACTGA